The Rhodohalobacter sp. SW132 genome includes a region encoding these proteins:
- a CDS encoding transposase, translated as MGKKKTRKSYTKQYKLDVIQQSYQRENISELASELGIKPALIYKWRAAYGAGSTESFPGKGVESLTSEQAELRRLKNELAETRMER; from the coding sequence ATGGGTAAAAAGAAAACACGTAAGAGCTACACTAAACAATACAAGCTTGATGTAATCCAGCAGAGTTATCAGCGGGAGAACATCAGTGAACTTGCATCTGAGCTTGGGATAAAACCAGCACTGATCTATAAATGGAGAGCGGCCTATGGAGCCGGCTCCACAGAAAGTTTTCCTGGAAAAGGAGTCGAGTCGTTAACTTCTGAACAGGCTGAACTGCGTCGCTTAAAGAATGAATTGGCGGAAACTCGTATGGAACGA